From Mustelus asterias chromosome 19, sMusAst1.hap1.1, whole genome shotgun sequence, one genomic window encodes:
- the LOC144507566 gene encoding coiled-coil domain-containing protein 87-like, whose protein sequence is MAIKYSSYKRTDHVTKSLEAWESAVKLIKERESILHKLEEFERFSSNPNRFFVKGYWGTSTARLKESKVRDKFYSEMSQIESQLAPILTQIENNFEDVVSFKGRPYIEKMQRDKVEMLYWLQQERRKCILQRVSAHRPSKNPSLQFCSYSFADE, encoded by the exons ATGGCTATTAAATACAGCTCATATAAACGGACAGATCATGTTACAAAG AGTCTGGAGGCTTGGGAAAGTGCGGTGAAACTGATTAAAGAACGAGAGTCCATTTTACATAAACTTGAAGAATTTGAGAGATTTTCATCGAACCCTAACCGATTCTTTGTAAAGG GTTACTGGGGAACTTCAACTGCAAGATTAAAAGAGTCCAAAGTGAGGGATAAATTTTATTCTGAAATGTCACAAATTGAAAGTCAATTGGCACCAATTTTAACGCAAATCGAAAACAATTTTGAGGACGTAGTTTCCTTTAAG GGCCGACCATATATCGAGAAAATGCAgcgggacaaagtggaaatgctgTATTGGCTCCAGCAGGAGCGGCGGAAATGCATCCTTCAGAGAGTCTCAGCTCACAGACCCTCTAAAAATCCTTCCCTTCAGTTCTGTTCCTACTCCTTTGCAGATGAGTGA